One Rosa chinensis cultivar Old Blush chromosome 5, RchiOBHm-V2, whole genome shotgun sequence genomic region harbors:
- the LOC112167110 gene encoding ankyrin repeat-containing protein At5g02620 isoform X2 → MCTQFVQFGTISIPQHVPPPGIQLPTAKGDPGTGGLENQSSNFTTIDILADLPKSRTPSLHLLEHKNRDLYLMKCVPLYKYALKGDWEAAEQILKKDRTLLSASISRGWDTVLHIAAGARHVHFVEKLVEIMDKEHLALQDINGNTALCIAAAAGSVDIVQILIKHNDSLLTIRGGQKMTPPYMAAVLGQSEMAWYLYPKSKKMMEKTDLENLFFSCINNGLYDLALQLLDTDRALAKARTNRPKNKTALHILARRPSVFGSQSPGMWGRLMKSCFKYAFKRNLNQADKALHLVQRLWEEILKDEHDDVMRLIKYPSNLIFDATELGNYEFLAALMSSYPELVWETDEKNRTIIHVAVLHRHASIFNLVHEIGSIKDVIVTYEDDQGNNIVHMVAKAAPQNQLNLMSGVALQMQRELVWFEEIKKIVQPQYIEMENKKGKTPQELFTEEHKTLTRQGEKWMKDTATSCLLVATIIATVVFSAAFSIPGGADDHTGKPNFLKEKAFLYFIIADGVALFSSSTAMLMFLFILTSRYAENDFLKSLPLKLMVGLTCLFISIASMMMAFSTAFYLSCQYGSRWVPNLTFFFAIVPVALYAFLQFPLVFDMSSSTFCSSLLFQPWKQMIY, encoded by the exons ATGTGTACACAATTTGTTCAATTTGGAACCATATCTATCCCACAACATGTACCACCTCCTGGGATTCAATTACCCACCGCAAAGGGTGATCCAGGAACTGGTGGGCTAGAGAACCAATCTTCAAATTTCACCACCATCGACATTTTGGCAGATCTACCTAAATCTAGGACGCCTTCACTTCATCTACTGGAACACAAAAATA GAGATCTATACCTTATGAAATGCGTGCCTCTCTATAAGTATGCACTAAAAGGTGATTGGGAAGCTGCTGAACAAATCTTGAAAAAAGATCGAACACTTTTGAGTGCTAGCATATCAAGAGGGTGGGACACTGTTCTTCATATTGCAGCAGGAGCAAGACATGTTCACTTTGTGGAGAAACTGGTTGAAATCATGGACAAAGAACACTTGGCACTCCAAGACATAAATGGAAACACTGCGTTATGTATTGCTGCCGCGGCAGGATCAGTAGACATTGTCCAAATTTTGATAAAACATAATGATTCCTTGCTGACAATTCGAGGAGGTCAGAAAATGACACCACCCTATATGGCTGCTGTGTTAGGACAGTCAGAAATGGCATGGTACCTGTACCCTAAAAGTAAAAAGATGATGGAGAAGACAGACCTTGAGAACTTGTTTTTTTCGTGCATCAACAATGGTTTATATG ATTTAGCTTTACAGTTGCTAGATACTGATAGAGCATTAGCCAAGGCACGTACTAATCGGCCGAAAAATAAAACCGCCCTACATATCTTGGCTCGAAGGCCTTCAGTATTTGGGAGTCAAAGTCCAGGAATGTGGGGTAGACTCATGAAATCAT GTTTTAAGTATGCattcaaaagaaatttaaatcaaGCTGATAAAGCACTTCACCTAGTCCAACGCCTTTGGGAAGAAATTTTGAAAGACGAGCATGATGACGTGATGAGGTTGATCAAATATCCCTCTAATTTAATATTTGATGCAACAGAATTAGGGAATTATGAGTTCCTGGCAGCGCTTATGAGCTCTTATCCTGAGTTAGTATGGGAAACTGATGAAAAAAATCGAACTATAATCCATGTTGCAGTTTTGCATCGTCATGCAAGTATCTTCAATCTAGTGCATGAGATAGGCTCAATCAAGGATGTCATAGTGACTTACGAGGATGATCAGGGTAATAATATAGTGCATATGGTTGCAAAAGCAGCACCTCAAAACCAACTGAATTTGATGTCGGGCGTAGCTCTTCAAATGCAGCGAGAGTTAGTATGGTTTGAG GAAATAAAGAAGATTGTGCAACCTCAATATATAGAGATGGAAAACAAGAAAGGAAAAACACCTCAAGAATTATTCACTGAAGAGCATAAGACGTTAACGCGTCAAGGAGAAAAATGGATGAAGGACACTGCAACTTCATGCTTGCTTGTTGCCACTATTATTGCAACTGTTGTGTTTTCAGCTGCATTTAGTATACCAGGTGGCGCAGATGATCATACTGGCAAGCCAAACTTTTTGAAAGAGAAAGCTTTTTTATACTTTATCATAGCCGACGGAGTGGCACTCTTTTCCTCTTCAACTGCAATGCTGATGTTCTTGTTCATCCTTACCTCTCGGTATGCAGAAAATGATTTCCTCAAGTCCTTGCCCTTGAAGTTGATGGTAGGACTCACTTGCCTCTTCATCTCAATAGCATCTATGATGATGGCTTTCAGCACCGCCTTTTATTTGTCTTGTCAATATGGATCAAGATGGGTTCCAAATCTTACATTTTTCTTTGCAATTGTGCCTGTTGCTTTATATGCATTTCTACAATTCCCTCTTGTGTTTGATATGTCCTCCTCCACATTTTGTTCAAGTCTTTTATTTCAGCCATGGAAACAAATGATATACTAG
- the LOC112167110 gene encoding ankyrin repeat-containing protein At5g02620 isoform X1, whose translation MCTQFVQFGTISIPQHVPPPGIQLPTAKGDPGTGGLENQSSNFTTIDILADLPKSRTPSLHLLEHKNRDLYLMKCVPLYKYALKGDWEAAEQILKKDRTLLSASISRGWDTVLHIAAGARHVHFVEKLVEIMDKEHLALQDINGNTALCIAAAAGSVDIVQILIKHNDSLLTIRGGQKMTPPYMAAVLGQSEMAWYLYPKSKKMMEKTDLENLFFSCINNGLYDLALQLLDTDRALAKARTNRPKNKTALHILARRPSVFGSQSPGMWGRLMKSFLPGFKYAFKRNLNQADKALHLVQRLWEEILKDEHDDVMRLIKYPSNLIFDATELGNYEFLAALMSSYPELVWETDEKNRTIIHVAVLHRHASIFNLVHEIGSIKDVIVTYEDDQGNNIVHMVAKAAPQNQLNLMSGVALQMQRELVWFEEIKKIVQPQYIEMENKKGKTPQELFTEEHKTLTRQGEKWMKDTATSCLLVATIIATVVFSAAFSIPGGADDHTGKPNFLKEKAFLYFIIADGVALFSSSTAMLMFLFILTSRYAENDFLKSLPLKLMVGLTCLFISIASMMMAFSTAFYLSCQYGSRWVPNLTFFFAIVPVALYAFLQFPLVFDMSSSTFCSSLLFQPWKQMIY comes from the exons ATGTGTACACAATTTGTTCAATTTGGAACCATATCTATCCCACAACATGTACCACCTCCTGGGATTCAATTACCCACCGCAAAGGGTGATCCAGGAACTGGTGGGCTAGAGAACCAATCTTCAAATTTCACCACCATCGACATTTTGGCAGATCTACCTAAATCTAGGACGCCTTCACTTCATCTACTGGAACACAAAAATA GAGATCTATACCTTATGAAATGCGTGCCTCTCTATAAGTATGCACTAAAAGGTGATTGGGAAGCTGCTGAACAAATCTTGAAAAAAGATCGAACACTTTTGAGTGCTAGCATATCAAGAGGGTGGGACACTGTTCTTCATATTGCAGCAGGAGCAAGACATGTTCACTTTGTGGAGAAACTGGTTGAAATCATGGACAAAGAACACTTGGCACTCCAAGACATAAATGGAAACACTGCGTTATGTATTGCTGCCGCGGCAGGATCAGTAGACATTGTCCAAATTTTGATAAAACATAATGATTCCTTGCTGACAATTCGAGGAGGTCAGAAAATGACACCACCCTATATGGCTGCTGTGTTAGGACAGTCAGAAATGGCATGGTACCTGTACCCTAAAAGTAAAAAGATGATGGAGAAGACAGACCTTGAGAACTTGTTTTTTTCGTGCATCAACAATGGTTTATATG ATTTAGCTTTACAGTTGCTAGATACTGATAGAGCATTAGCCAAGGCACGTACTAATCGGCCGAAAAATAAAACCGCCCTACATATCTTGGCTCGAAGGCCTTCAGTATTTGGGAGTCAAAGTCCAGGAATGTGGGGTAGACTCATGAAATCAT TCCTCCCAGGTTTTAAGTATGCattcaaaagaaatttaaatcaaGCTGATAAAGCACTTCACCTAGTCCAACGCCTTTGGGAAGAAATTTTGAAAGACGAGCATGATGACGTGATGAGGTTGATCAAATATCCCTCTAATTTAATATTTGATGCAACAGAATTAGGGAATTATGAGTTCCTGGCAGCGCTTATGAGCTCTTATCCTGAGTTAGTATGGGAAACTGATGAAAAAAATCGAACTATAATCCATGTTGCAGTTTTGCATCGTCATGCAAGTATCTTCAATCTAGTGCATGAGATAGGCTCAATCAAGGATGTCATAGTGACTTACGAGGATGATCAGGGTAATAATATAGTGCATATGGTTGCAAAAGCAGCACCTCAAAACCAACTGAATTTGATGTCGGGCGTAGCTCTTCAAATGCAGCGAGAGTTAGTATGGTTTGAG GAAATAAAGAAGATTGTGCAACCTCAATATATAGAGATGGAAAACAAGAAAGGAAAAACACCTCAAGAATTATTCACTGAAGAGCATAAGACGTTAACGCGTCAAGGAGAAAAATGGATGAAGGACACTGCAACTTCATGCTTGCTTGTTGCCACTATTATTGCAACTGTTGTGTTTTCAGCTGCATTTAGTATACCAGGTGGCGCAGATGATCATACTGGCAAGCCAAACTTTTTGAAAGAGAAAGCTTTTTTATACTTTATCATAGCCGACGGAGTGGCACTCTTTTCCTCTTCAACTGCAATGCTGATGTTCTTGTTCATCCTTACCTCTCGGTATGCAGAAAATGATTTCCTCAAGTCCTTGCCCTTGAAGTTGATGGTAGGACTCACTTGCCTCTTCATCTCAATAGCATCTATGATGATGGCTTTCAGCACCGCCTTTTATTTGTCTTGTCAATATGGATCAAGATGGGTTCCAAATCTTACATTTTTCTTTGCAATTGTGCCTGTTGCTTTATATGCATTTCTACAATTCCCTCTTGTGTTTGATATGTCCTCCTCCACATTTTGTTCAAGTCTTTTATTTCAGCCATGGAAACAAATGATATACTAG